From Treponema rectale, one genomic window encodes:
- a CDS encoding MarR family winged helix-turn-helix transcriptional regulator: MSEVYDSLKLENQLCFPLYACAKEIIRKYKPYLDEIDLTYTQYITMMVFWEYKKMNVKELGQKLFLDSGTLTPLLKKLEAKELITRERSKDDERNLIVKITSKGEQLIEKAKDIPVKMSGCVALSSEEAQTLYKVLHKILGSISE, translated from the coding sequence ATGTCCGAAGTATACGATTCATTGAAGCTTGAAAACCAGCTCTGTTTTCCTCTGTATGCATGTGCAAAAGAAATCATCAGAAAATACAAGCCGTATCTTGACGAAATTGACCTTACTTACACGCAGTACATCACAATGATGGTTTTCTGGGAATACAAGAAAATGAACGTAAAAGAACTGGGCCAGAAACTTTTTCTTGATTCCGGCACCCTTACTCCGCTTCTTAAAAAACTTGAAGCAAAAGAACTTATCACAAGGGAACGTTCAAAAGACGACGAAAGAAACCTTATCGTAAAAATAACTTCTAAAGGAGAACAGCTCATCGAAAAAGCTAAAGACATTCCCGTAAAGATGTCAGGATGCGTTGCCCTCAGTTCAGAAGAAGCTCAGACCCTTTACAAAGTGCTTCATAAAATTCTCGGTTCCATCTCAGAATAA
- a CDS encoding MATE family efflux transporter, whose product MKTEELGSARILPLMFRLALPSLASCLINVLYSIVDRIYIGHLSSASSAALTGVGLCLPVLQMISAFSAFAGSGGAPLCAIELGKKEKDSSAQIQAQKIFSNAFFLLLFFSAVLTFTVLLFYRPFLYAFGASEGTFPYARDYLRIYGCGTVFVQLAMGLNPFISCQGHAKTAMLSVFIGAVLNIILDPLFIFVLGMGVKGAAWATVISQGISAAWIFAFFLSKNSCLKIDSRIFKPEGSIIYKISALGISPFIMTVTESGVYAVYNYGLHKFGGDNWVGAMTLIQNVQLIVYLPLAGFCSGIQPLISYNYGARKFLRMKYVITVMLLVTGITEILLVMSVSFFPFFYTGIFTGDSQLLNIAAPMLRFYILGMYIMWLQHCAQTVFVALGKAKISVFIACLRKIILLIPLAFIFPRIFGVEAIFCAEPCATFCSATTSGFVLYFLCKKIWKASYSEMEPRIL is encoded by the coding sequence ATGAAAACAGAAGAATTGGGGTCTGCAAGAATACTTCCGCTTATGTTCAGACTTGCCCTTCCGTCTCTTGCTTCCTGTCTTATTAATGTTCTATACAGTATTGTAGACCGCATCTATATCGGTCATCTTTCTTCCGCATCCTCGGCTGCCCTTACCGGAGTTGGATTATGCCTGCCTGTACTTCAGATGATAAGTGCTTTCAGCGCATTTGCAGGAAGCGGTGGTGCTCCTCTGTGTGCAATTGAACTGGGCAAAAAAGAAAAAGATTCCTCTGCACAAATTCAGGCACAGAAGATTTTCAGCAATGCTTTTTTCCTTCTGCTGTTTTTTTCTGCAGTGCTTACTTTTACCGTGCTTCTTTTTTACAGGCCGTTTCTGTATGCCTTTGGTGCCAGTGAAGGGACTTTTCCTTATGCCAGGGATTATCTGCGTATTTATGGCTGCGGAACTGTTTTTGTTCAGCTTGCCATGGGACTTAATCCTTTTATAAGCTGTCAGGGACATGCAAAAACTGCCATGCTCTCCGTTTTTATAGGTGCGGTTCTGAATATTATCCTTGATCCTCTTTTTATTTTTGTTTTAGGAATGGGGGTAAAGGGAGCTGCCTGGGCAACGGTAATTTCTCAGGGAATCAGTGCAGCATGGATATTTGCATTTTTTCTGTCAAAAAATTCCTGCCTTAAAATTGATTCCAGAATTTTTAAGCCGGAAGGTTCCATAATTTATAAAATATCAGCACTGGGAATCTCGCCTTTTATAATGACAGTTACGGAAAGCGGTGTATATGCAGTTTATAATTACGGGCTTCATAAATTTGGCGGTGATAACTGGGTCGGGGCAATGACTTTAATTCAGAATGTTCAGCTTATCGTTTATCTTCCGCTTGCAGGTTTCTGTTCCGGAATACAGCCTTTGATTTCTTATAATTACGGGGCACGTAAGTTTTTGAGAATGAAGTATGTAATTACGGTAATGCTTCTTGTTACTGGTATTACAGAAATTCTTCTGGTTATGTCTGTAAGTTTTTTTCCGTTTTTTTATACCGGCATTTTTACCGGCGACAGCCAGCTTCTTAATATAGCTGCACCGATGCTGAGGTTTTATATTCTTGGAATGTACATTATGTGGCTGCAACATTGTGCCCAGACAGTTTTTGTTGCCCTCGGAAAAGCAAAGATATCAGTCTTCATAGCCTGTCTCAGAAAGATCATTCTGCTGATTCCCCTTGCATTTATTTTTCCGAGAATCTTTGGAGTTGAAGCAATTTTCTGTGCCGAGCCGTGCGCAACATTCTGTTCTGCAACCACCAGCGGTTTTGTTCTCTATTTTCTCTGTAAAAAAATATGGAAGGCTTCTTATTCTGAGATGGAACCGAGAATTTTATGA
- a CDS encoding NFACT RNA binding domain-containing protein: MSLNCNEINLILSETDFKGAFIQEITQTGFDTLGFRIVNKGDVFNFIICTTPSSCRLNITGQKFPKNKKPLRFNEFLKAKVQGMRINDIHQIGFERIVKMDVSTWKERLFLYIKLWSGAANVIVTDEQGTILDCMFRRPKKGEVTGGTFCPEEKELSPEEIQQSLKKFPVRNYGSGNSEENAPLSFNRFIDEYYTEHADSLSRESLLAQAEKWFNVKHSKMSSALENLLSKKKQFENAGMLKHTGDLILAFQSQINGSSLSCTDYETGREVCIRIDPKLSAQENAGLYYDQYKKAKSGMDSLEHDIEMSRKALSTLEAEYAAMVNEKNVLKLEQLLRKDTTPKQKTEKPHPGLHYELDGWTIIVGRTANENDDLLRHYVKGNDLWLHTRDFAGGYVFIKARSGKSYPLDIMLYAGNLAVYHSKARKNGQADLYYTQVKHLRRAKNGPKGLVLPTNEKNLLVKLDEEKLRKLDEVEKFSLL; this comes from the coding sequence ATGTCATTAAATTGTAACGAAATAAACCTGATTTTAAGTGAAACCGATTTTAAAGGAGCATTCATTCAGGAAATAACACAAACGGGATTTGATACTCTGGGATTCAGGATTGTAAATAAAGGAGACGTGTTTAACTTCATCATCTGTACGACTCCTTCGTCCTGCAGGCTGAACATCACCGGCCAGAAGTTTCCCAAAAACAAAAAGCCGCTGCGCTTCAACGAATTCCTTAAAGCAAAAGTTCAGGGAATGCGCATAAATGATATTCATCAGATAGGTTTTGAAAGAATAGTAAAAATGGACGTATCCACCTGGAAAGAGAGACTCTTTCTTTACATAAAGCTGTGGAGCGGTGCTGCAAACGTAATTGTTACGGATGAACAGGGAACAATCCTTGACTGTATGTTCCGCCGTCCTAAAAAAGGAGAAGTTACGGGAGGAACTTTCTGTCCTGAAGAAAAAGAACTTTCTCCGGAAGAGATACAGCAGAGCCTTAAGAAATTCCCTGTAAGAAACTACGGAAGCGGAAACTCAGAGGAAAATGCTCCCCTTTCCTTCAACCGTTTTATCGATGAATACTACACGGAACACGCAGATTCCCTTTCAAGAGAAAGCCTTCTTGCTCAGGCAGAAAAGTGGTTCAACGTAAAGCACAGCAAAATGTCTTCCGCACTGGAAAATCTTCTTTCAAAAAAGAAACAGTTTGAAAATGCCGGCATGCTTAAACACACCGGAGACCTTATTCTTGCATTTCAGTCTCAGATAAACGGTTCATCCCTTTCCTGTACTGATTATGAAACCGGACGGGAAGTCTGCATACGCATTGATCCTAAACTTTCAGCCCAGGAAAATGCAGGGCTTTATTACGACCAGTATAAAAAAGCTAAAAGCGGAATGGATTCCCTGGAACATGACATTGAAATGAGCAGGAAGGCCCTGTCCACTCTTGAAGCAGAATATGCCGCAATGGTGAACGAAAAAAATGTGCTTAAACTGGAGCAGCTTTTAAGAAAAGACACAACGCCTAAGCAGAAGACGGAAAAACCACATCCGGGACTTCACTATGAACTGGACGGCTGGACAATCATAGTGGGACGTACGGCAAATGAAAACGACGACCTTTTAAGGCATTACGTAAAGGGAAATGACCTTTGGCTCCATACCAGGGATTTTGCAGGAGGCTATGTTTTTATAAAGGCAAGAAGCGGAAAATCCTACCCGCTGGACATAATGCTGTACGCCGGAAATCTTGCAGTATACCATTCAAAAGCCCGTAAAAACGGACAGGCAGACCTTTACTATACACAGGTAAAGCACCTTCGCAGGGCAAAAAACGGTCCGAAAGGCCTGGTTCTTCCTACAAATGAGAAAAACCTGCTGGTAAAACTGGATGAGGAAAAGCTTAGAAAACTTGACGAAGTAGAAAAATTCTCCTTATTATAG
- a CDS encoding EAL domain-containing protein → MNVTPQMIIDAMKNEEFIVYYQPKVSLLRYNLAGAEALCRWIHDGKLIQPDLFIPQLEKMEEIAEFDFYLLEHICRDIRKWLDEKLNVVKTSVNLSRCHKMNDALLKRLVGTIDKYRIPHQYIEFELLESTMEVNYDELKSLLTGLTLEGITTSVDDFGIGYSSMNLIRTLPWNVIKIDKSFVPKSDSDYRQHTIFRHLISMARDLGLDCIVEGVETVEQVRLLKENKCYLAQGFLFDRPLPPAEFRRRLLGN, encoded by the coding sequence ATGAATGTAACTCCACAGATGATTATAGATGCAATGAAAAACGAAGAATTCATCGTATACTATCAGCCAAAAGTTTCACTTCTCCGGTACAATCTTGCCGGTGCAGAAGCTTTATGCAGGTGGATTCATGACGGAAAACTCATTCAGCCGGACCTTTTTATTCCTCAGCTTGAAAAGATGGAAGAAATTGCTGAGTTTGATTTTTATCTTCTTGAGCATATATGCCGCGATATAAGAAAATGGCTTGATGAAAAACTTAATGTCGTCAAAACCTCAGTAAATCTTTCCAGATGCCACAAAATGAATGATGCACTTCTCAAACGCCTTGTAGGGACAATCGATAAATACCGCATTCCCCACCAGTACATTGAGTTTGAGCTTCTGGAAAGCACAATGGAAGTTAACTATGACGAATTAAAATCCCTGCTGACCGGGCTTACTCTGGAAGGCATTACCACATCTGTTGATGATTTTGGAATCGGATATTCCTCAATGAATCTTATAAGAACGCTCCCATGGAACGTTATAAAAATAGACAAAAGCTTTGTTCCGAAAAGTGATTCAGACTACCGCCAGCACACGATTTTCAGACACCTGATTTCCATGGCAAGGGATCTTGGTCTTGACTGTATAGTTGAAGGAGTTGAAACCGTTGAGCAGGTACGTCTGTTAAAAGAAAACAAATGCTACCTTGCCCAGGGCTTCTTATTTGACAGACCTCTGCCTCCTGCAGAATTCCGCAGAAGGCTTTTAGGTAACTGA
- a CDS encoding YfaP family protein, whose translation MKKFFILTAFLLSFLFSTAEEVYICVGSFLVKDSAKETVKILKENSLDAFISGYCSPETIPPYYETLYFYRVLVKTECNSEKEIEDFKAGLYENPGIKKLRLKDFWRCRTINPLKDDGETAGTDLSKTTPEPVTEPEPVTEPEPVAEPEPVTEPETITEPEPAAEPETIIEPEPFIEPEPEPVTDIEPVKTPSPSETKAAVPGTSEEKTEKKPDYEYIKIVLDWNFEPEDLDCHIICGKHHVFFGNKTEYGMKLARDDSTGYGPEIVIIREPKAEETYEFYVHNFSETGNSVSDSLSYSGAQVRVYFNSEKECSTYKITKGKPGTIWHVFDIKNKNEITLIDEISSESFIEKFLVRINERNELLKKTDTGDYEEQDSVKQSSVKQKTEERAKPVADDEDYVIKYEPLLNEDSEKEELSTEKKAEEALTVFEEDFPVIETEPKIEYRIESTPGNVK comes from the coding sequence ATGAAAAAATTTTTTATTCTGACAGCATTTCTTTTATCGTTCCTCTTTTCAACTGCAGAAGAAGTATATATCTGCGTAGGTTCCTTTCTGGTAAAAGACAGTGCAAAAGAAACTGTAAAGATACTGAAAGAAAACTCTCTGGATGCTTTTATAAGCGGTTACTGTTCACCAGAAACAATTCCTCCGTACTACGAAACTCTTTATTTTTACAGAGTTCTGGTAAAAACAGAATGTAATTCAGAAAAAGAAATAGAAGATTTTAAGGCCGGCCTGTATGAAAATCCCGGCATAAAAAAACTCCGCCTGAAAGACTTCTGGAGATGCAGGACAATTAATCCTCTGAAAGATGACGGGGAAACAGCCGGAACAGATTTATCAAAAACCACCCCGGAACCTGTTACTGAACCGGAACCTGTTACTGAACCGGAACCTGTTGCAGAGCCTGAACCTGTTACTGAGCCTGAGACTATTACAGAACCTGAGCCTGCAGCTGAACCGGAAACAATTATAGAACCTGAGCCGTTCATCGAACCTGAACCGGAACCGGTTACAGATATTGAGCCGGTCAAAACTCCTTCTCCTTCAGAAACAAAAGCTGCTGTTCCCGGTACCTCAGAAGAAAAAACAGAAAAAAAGCCGGACTATGAATACATAAAAATTGTTCTCGACTGGAATTTTGAACCGGAAGACCTGGACTGCCACATCATATGCGGAAAACATCACGTTTTCTTCGGAAACAAGACAGAATACGGCATGAAACTTGCACGGGATGATTCAACCGGTTACGGTCCTGAAATAGTAATAATAAGAGAGCCTAAGGCAGAAGAAACCTACGAATTTTACGTACATAATTTTTCTGAAACCGGCAACTCTGTCAGTGACAGTCTTTCATATTCCGGAGCACAGGTCAGGGTTTACTTCAACAGCGAAAAAGAATGCAGCACTTATAAAATCACAAAAGGCAAGCCTGGAACAATCTGGCACGTCTTTGACATAAAAAATAAAAATGAAATTACGCTCATTGATGAAATTTCAAGTGAAAGTTTTATAGAAAAATTTCTTGTCAGAATAAATGAACGGAACGAACTTCTCAAAAAAACAGACACTGGGGACTATGAAGAACAGGACTCTGTAAAACAAAGCTCTGTAAAACAGAAAACAGAAGAAAGAGCGAAACCTGTTGCAGATGATGAAGATTATGTCATAAAATATGAACCTCTTTTGAATGAGGATTCAGAAAAAGAAGAGCTGTCAACTGAGAAAAAAGCAGAGGAAGCCCTTACGGTTTTCGAAGAAGACTTTCCGGTAATTGAAACGGAACCAAAAATTGAATATAGAATAGAAAGCACTCCCGGAAATGTAAAATGA
- the ilvB gene encoding biosynthetic-type acetolactate synthase large subunit gives MIKANGSQIITKLLELEGIKTVAGIPGGSILPLYDELNRSNIKHVLVRHEQAAGFIAQGMTRSTGKPAVCMATSGPGAMNLLTAIADARCDSVPVVAFTGQVNTSLIGTDAFQEADTFGLSFPITKHSMMVKNALELLEAVPKAFQIAVSGRPGPVLIDVPRDVQTQVVEFEKWPELSKKKSPSVSIKFETPEEELEKNASLMAEVLLNSRHPVLYLGGGCNDEKASAEIKKLLKVIDAAVVTSLMGIGAYPRSASNNFGMVGMHGSYAANKAIHDADAVLALGVRFDDRATGAIAKFCPEAKILHIDIDAAEINKILPSYISIVSDIRKALPVLVKKLEDTKNTPELGECKIARFQWLGELETVFRESESIELGRPEGVSSVNPRAFIKSIPEAAEKAGVHENEIIVTTDVGQHQMWSAQYYPVEHARQFLTSGSLGTMGFGLPVALGAALANPEKRVVCISGDGSIMMNLQEMATLAEQNLNVTVFVFQNGSLGMVRQQQEYLFEKNYSASIFDKVPDFMTLAAGFGIDAVDACADAEWYKKAFTPGPHFVKIDISMAENVLPFVKAGSANIDAIRN, from the coding sequence ATGATAAAAGCAAACGGATCTCAGATTATTACAAAATTACTTGAACTTGAAGGAATAAAAACTGTTGCCGGTATTCCGGGCGGTTCAATACTTCCTCTTTATGATGAATTAAACAGGAGCAATATAAAACATGTTCTGGTCCGTCATGAACAGGCCGCAGGATTTATTGCCCAGGGTATGACTCGTTCCACAGGAAAGCCTGCCGTCTGCATGGCAACAAGCGGACCTGGCGCAATGAATCTTCTTACGGCAATTGCTGATGCCCGCTGTGACTCCGTACCTGTAGTTGCCTTTACGGGGCAGGTAAATACATCCCTTATCGGAACAGATGCCTTTCAGGAAGCAGATACTTTCGGACTCAGTTTTCCTATAACAAAGCACAGCATGATGGTAAAGAATGCCCTTGAGCTTCTTGAAGCCGTTCCTAAGGCTTTTCAGATTGCTGTAAGCGGAAGACCGGGACCTGTACTTATTGATGTTCCCCGCGATGTTCAGACTCAGGTTGTTGAATTTGAAAAATGGCCGGAGCTTTCAAAAAAGAAGTCTCCTTCTGTTTCAATAAAATTTGAAACCCCTGAAGAGGAACTGGAAAAAAATGCTTCCCTCATGGCAGAGGTTCTTCTTAATTCCAGACACCCTGTTCTTTATCTTGGAGGCGGCTGTAATGACGAAAAGGCTTCTGCAGAAATCAAGAAGCTTCTTAAAGTTATTGATGCGGCTGTAGTAACAAGTCTTATGGGTATCGGTGCTTATCCCCGTTCTGCCTCAAATAATTTCGGTATGGTGGGAATGCACGGAAGTTATGCTGCCAATAAAGCAATTCATGATGCTGATGCAGTCCTTGCCCTTGGAGTTCGTTTTGATGACAGGGCAACAGGTGCCATTGCAAAATTCTGTCCGGAGGCAAAAATACTTCATATTGATATTGATGCGGCAGAAATAAATAAAATTCTCCCTTCTTACATTTCAATCGTAAGTGATATAAGAAAAGCCCTTCCTGTTCTTGTTAAGAAACTTGAGGATACAAAAAATACTCCTGAACTGGGTGAATGCAAGATTGCCAGATTTCAGTGGCTGGGTGAACTTGAGACTGTTTTCAGGGAATCAGAAAGCATTGAACTTGGACGTCCGGAGGGAGTTTCTTCCGTTAATCCGAGGGCATTCATCAAGTCTATACCTGAAGCTGCAGAAAAAGCCGGCGTTCATGAAAATGAAATAATTGTAACTACAGATGTAGGTCAGCATCAGATGTGGAGTGCCCAGTATTATCCTGTTGAGCATGCCCGTCAGTTCCTTACCAGCGGTTCTCTGGGAACAATGGGATTCGGTCTTCCTGTAGCCCTGGGTGCAGCTCTTGCAAATCCTGAAAAAAGAGTTGTATGTATTTCCGGTGACGGTTCCATCATGATGAACCTCCAGGAGATGGCAACTCTTGCGGAACAGAATCTTAACGTTACTGTTTTTGTATTTCAGAATGGTTCTCTGGGAATGGTACGCCAGCAGCAGGAATATCTTTTTGAAAAAAATTACAGTGCAAGTATTTTTGATAAGGTTCCTGATTTTATGACTCTGGCAGCAGGCTTCGGTATTGATGCCGTTGATGCATGTGCTGATGCTGAGTGGTATAAAAAAGCATTTACACCTGGACCGCATTTCGTAAAGATTGATATTTCAATGGCAGAAAACGTTCTTCCGTTTGTAAAGGCCGGTTCTGCAAATATTGATGCAATCAGAAATTAA
- a CDS encoding homocysteine S-methyltransferase family protein — MNRELTFREFLSQSVKEKKFIFFDGGIGTMIQKYPAVSYQIPEDLNFYHPEIIKEIHTLYLEAGANVLTANSFGANKKKLEGENARWSAAEYIKESLKLQKEAVEEFKKAHPDDDTPRFISWDSGQIGKLLEPMGPLTFDEAYEAYKDAAVTAEKNGAQIAILETMSDLYEVKAAILAIQENTNLPIAATMTFQDTLRTLTGADVLTCVTYLESLHPDIIGFNCGGSLEEDKKLAELFTKYSHLPVLVQPNAGLPENINGKDVFKVEPEEFAEIQREIAGTGAMILGGCCGTTPAHIKCMIGKLNGITFTKAEHEEQGNTYLCSYNSTVQVGKNAGPKIIGERINPTGKKKCKEALQNKDMQFILDEAESQINAGAHILDVNVGLPGIDEKEMMCLAVKTIQSTFSIPLQLDSSEPPVLEKALRYYNGKALVNSVNGKQEVMDKVFPLIKKYGGAVTALCIDEEGIAPVAEGRVAVADKIIREAAKYGIPVRDIFIDTLTLTVSSEQKTALETVRAIRMLKEKYGKDGIQFVLGVSNISFGLPRRDIVNSRFFTLALDAGLSAAIINPGAQSMMDTYRAYRSLACFDDNCLDYIQTYTGTLDPTTAKAKEKIIVDAVNDGTISLSLNLGGSAPSH; from the coding sequence ATGAACAGAGAACTTACTTTCAGGGAATTCTTATCACAGTCAGTAAAAGAAAAAAAATTCATATTCTTTGACGGCGGAATCGGAACAATGATTCAGAAATATCCGGCCGTAAGCTACCAGATTCCTGAAGACCTTAACTTTTATCACCCGGAAATAATAAAGGAAATCCATACCCTCTATCTCGAAGCAGGAGCAAACGTTCTGACGGCAAATTCCTTCGGCGCAAACAAAAAAAAGCTGGAAGGAGAAAATGCAAGATGGTCAGCTGCAGAATACATTAAAGAAAGCCTTAAACTGCAGAAAGAAGCCGTTGAAGAATTCAAAAAAGCACACCCTGATGACGACACCCCCCGTTTTATAAGCTGGGACTCAGGTCAGATCGGTAAACTGCTTGAACCTATGGGACCGCTCACCTTTGACGAAGCCTATGAAGCCTATAAAGACGCGGCAGTAACTGCAGAAAAAAACGGAGCACAGATTGCAATTCTTGAAACCATGAGCGATCTGTATGAGGTAAAAGCAGCTATTCTTGCAATTCAGGAAAACACAAATCTTCCCATAGCAGCAACAATGACTTTTCAGGATACCCTGCGCACGCTTACAGGAGCAGACGTACTTACCTGCGTAACCTACCTCGAAAGCCTTCATCCGGACATAATAGGATTTAACTGCGGCGGCTCACTGGAAGAAGATAAAAAACTTGCAGAACTTTTTACGAAGTATTCTCATCTGCCGGTTCTTGTACAGCCTAATGCCGGACTTCCTGAGAATATAAACGGAAAAGACGTATTCAAAGTTGAACCTGAGGAATTTGCGGAAATCCAGAGGGAAATTGCAGGAACCGGTGCCATGATCCTGGGAGGCTGCTGCGGCACAACACCAGCTCATATAAAATGCATGATCGGAAAACTTAACGGCATCACCTTTACAAAAGCAGAACACGAAGAACAGGGCAACACATATCTGTGTTCATACAACAGCACCGTACAGGTAGGAAAAAATGCAGGTCCAAAAATCATCGGAGAACGCATCAATCCTACCGGCAAAAAAAAGTGTAAGGAAGCCCTTCAGAATAAGGACATGCAGTTCATTCTCGATGAAGCAGAAAGCCAGATTAATGCCGGAGCTCATATTCTTGACGTTAACGTAGGCCTTCCGGGAATTGACGAAAAAGAAATGATGTGCCTTGCTGTAAAAACAATTCAGTCTACATTCAGTATTCCCCTGCAGCTGGACTCCAGCGAACCTCCCGTTCTTGAAAAAGCTTTAAGGTACTATAACGGAAAAGCCCTTGTTAATTCCGTTAACGGAAAACAGGAAGTCATGGACAAAGTGTTTCCACTGATAAAAAAATACGGCGGCGCAGTAACAGCCTTATGCATTGACGAAGAGGGAATTGCCCCGGTTGCAGAAGGCAGGGTTGCAGTTGCAGACAAAATCATCAGGGAAGCTGCAAAATACGGAATTCCTGTAAGGGATATATTCATTGACACCCTTACCCTGACTGTAAGTTCAGAGCAGAAAACTGCCCTCGAGACTGTCCGGGCCATCCGCATGCTTAAAGAAAAATACGGAAAAGACGGAATCCAGTTTGTTCTCGGTGTATCAAACATATCTTTCGGACTTCCGAGAAGAGACATTGTAAACTCAAGATTCTTCACCCTTGCCCTTGATGCAGGACTCAGCGCTGCAATAATAAACCCGGGCGCACAGAGCATGATGGATACCTACAGGGCATACCGTTCCCTTGCCTGCTTTGATGACAACTGCCTTGATTACATTCAGACATATACTGGAACACTGGACCCGACTACTGCAAAAGCAAAAGAAAAAATAATCGTTGATGCAGTAAATGACGGCACCATAAGCTTAAGCCTTAACCTTGGAGGCTCTGCCCCCTCGCATTAA
- the metF gene encoding methylenetetrahydrofolate reductase [NAD(P)H]: protein MKISEILQKKKITLSFEIFPPKQQANFNNVVNTAVNLSSLNPDFMSITYGAGGTTRGNTVEIAQKILESGTPALAHLTCVGNTEESIKSDIQKMKTAGIQNILALRGDVPQGQTIESATTESLRHADQLVTILKKEGFCVGGACYPEGHPESANRADDIENLKYKVDAGVDFLTTQMFFDNNMLYSYLYRLQSKGIHLPVFAGIMPIVNSNQVERMVKLSSAYIPEKLLSICDRFADNAPAMRQAGIAYATDQIIDLISNGIRGIHIYAMNKVDVVTDIVKNIDRIMEAVND from the coding sequence ATGAAAATCAGTGAAATTTTACAGAAAAAAAAGATAACCCTCAGTTTTGAAATTTTCCCGCCAAAACAGCAGGCAAACTTCAACAACGTTGTAAATACGGCAGTAAACCTTTCTTCCCTCAACCCGGATTTCATGAGCATTACCTATGGAGCCGGAGGAACTACAAGAGGCAACACTGTAGAAATCGCACAGAAAATTCTTGAAAGCGGAACCCCTGCCCTTGCCCATCTTACCTGTGTAGGTAATACGGAAGAGTCCATAAAATCCGACATACAGAAAATGAAAACTGCAGGAATTCAAAACATTCTTGCTCTCAGAGGGGACGTACCTCAGGGACAAACCATTGAATCTGCTACGACAGAATCTCTTCGTCATGCAGACCAGCTTGTAACAATACTCAAAAAAGAAGGCTTTTGTGTAGGAGGAGCCTGCTATCCGGAAGGTCATCCGGAAAGCGCAAACAGAGCCGATGACATTGAAAATTTAAAATATAAAGTCGATGCAGGGGTTGATTTTCTTACAACCCAGATGTTCTTTGACAACAACATGCTTTATTCATATCTGTACCGTCTTCAGTCAAAAGGAATTCACCTTCCTGTATTTGCCGGCATAATGCCGATTGTAAACTCAAATCAGGTAGAAAGAATGGTAAAACTTTCCTCAGCATACATTCCTGAAAAACTGTTAAGCATCTGTGACCGTTTTGCAGACAATGCACCGGCAATGCGTCAGGCAGGAATCGCTTATGCCACAGATCAGATTATAGATCTTATTTCAAACGGCATCCGGGGAATTCATATTTACGCAATGAATAAAGTTGACGTTGTCACAGATATAGTAAAAAATATTGACAGAATTATGGAAGCCGTAAACGACTAA